The following coding sequences are from one Capsicum annuum cultivar UCD-10X-F1 unplaced genomic scaffold, UCD10Xv1.1 ctg4728, whole genome shotgun sequence window:
- the LOC124892432 gene encoding uncharacterized protein LOC124892432 has product MPDTESKNTGERVDVATGEGTIQGQAIPAAGPSGTDRAASLRTQDFLKMDPPTFTGSDLNEDPQDFIDQIQRTLEVMHVSGRETVELAAVHRYVDGLDPYLVRDCTIAALNKDMVIARIQAFAQKMEDQRQRKRTQEFESGSSKRARSTQGSSAPPQHQGFRGSQFGQRSEGHSSRSVGYHGQGNMSQSRTSRELCNRCGKHHMGVRRMGTNVCFWCGMTGHMMRECPRRSAGGVTQPSGSAVASSSPVSYSGRGVQPAGHARNEKRVVSSSGTQNRTYALADRQNLEASSDVVT; this is encoded by the exons ATGCCGGATACCGAAAGTAAGAATACCGGCGAGCGGGTAGACGTAGCTACCGGAgaagggacta TCCAAGGGCAAGCTATTCCTGCCGCGGGTCCTAGCGGTACTGATAGGGCGGCTAGTCTTCGGacgcaggattttcttaagatggatccgcCTACTTTTACCGGATCCGATCTTAACGAAGATCcgcaggactttattgatcagatCCAAAGGACCCTAGAGGTGATGCATGTATCGGgcagagagacagtggagttagccgc agttcatcggTATGTGGATGGATTGGATCCGTATTTGGTTagggattgtactattgctgcgcTGAATAAAGACATGGTTATAGCTAGGATCCAAGcatttgcacagaaaatggaagatcagagacaaagaaaaagaacacAGGAATTTGAAAGTGGATCTTCTAAGAGGGCGAGATCTACACAGGGAT ctagtgctccaccacagcaTCAGGGGTTCAGAGGCAGTCAatttgggcaaagaagtgagGGTCATAGTTCGCGATCAGTGGGTTATCATGGGCAAGGGAACATGAGCCAATCGAGAACTTCTCGAGAGCTATGTAATCGATGCGGAAAGCATCATATGGGCGTGCGTCGAATGGGAACAAATGTTTGTTTTTGGTGCGGTATgacggggcatatgatgagagaatgcccacgaaggagTGCAGGTGGCGTAACACAACCTTCGGGATCAGCTGTTGCATCATCGTCACCGGTATCTTATTCTGGTAGAGGCGTACAACCTGCGGGTCACGCTAGAAATGAAAAAAGAGTCGTCAGTTCCAGCGGGACTCAGAATCGCACTTATGctttagcggatcgacagaatctAGAGGCTTCctcagatgtggttacgg